AAAGTTTGAAATTACAGAAGATCGGATGTAAGCCAGAAACAACCTTTCTAGGGCACGTCAACCACTGAAAGCGGCCCAATAAGTTTGCAAGCTGAAACCAATTTCAAATTTAACTAAATTTATAAccacaaaatttaaaaaatgacaGGCCAAGATTGACCCGTATAGCAAAATACTCCATAAAAGCTCCATCACTATATCAAAGATTTTCCATAATCTCAATTGTCTCTAAATAACTGGATGATTTCCTACCACAAAAGCAGAGATCATGGTGGTAAAAGATGCCCCAATGAAGCCCTCCCATGTTTTCTTCGGTGACAACTTGATCAAAGGAGTTCTCCCGAAGAAGAAACCAAAAAAGTAAGCACCGATATCGTTGATAACAATAAGGGATGCTGGAAGAAGGAACCTGCATTGATGTCAATTGTGTTGGAAATTTTTTATAGAAGTTAATTTAATCAGCAAAATTGTGTCTGTTAATTAGTATATGGTATTTATAAGGCTCGGAATCCAAGTATCTGAGCTACAAAAATATGGAAGTCCTCAAGACGTAAAAGATCAAGCATACAAAAATGAGTTTGTACTAAACGACTCATAAACCAAGACGTTTCTAAAAAGATTTTATTAACTGAGCGAGACAACTGAAATATAGTAAAGTACATAATACTTGATCTGGCTGAAATCGATCGGAGTCATTATAACAACACAAATCATTATGTCTAATGAGAGAAAACCATCGACCAGTAATTATCATCCATGGCGTTCAACTGTAAACAAGATTATAtgaaaactgaagttgtgttaccagaaaattccttcaaaaatatttgCCACTGTAAAAGCCGACTGAGTGAAAACCACAATCAAAATCATGTGTGTCCAAGCATATTGGCCAAATTGATACTTGTACATCTTTTTCTTTAGAGTGAGAATGAACCACATGAAACCTGATGtcacaaaagaaaaaaaatttagtttcaTATTGACAGCTAAAAGCAGTCTGTCATCACGGCTGAAATGACACATGTTCTGaatataattacaaaaaaaaaaaaatcaatttgatGGGCACACAagcaaaatttaatatattagaaGAATAAACTAATTAGATATATCAGATCATACAACAGTAGAGTGCAAGGTCAAGTTTGTACCAACCAGCAATATACAAAAAATAGCAGGTGACCATATGATACTTAATAAATCTGCTGACGAGCTTATACAAAACTTTGTCTGTAGTGACAGTATTCACAAGCCTTTGACTCAGAATCCGGCCATAAAAATATAGCATTGCAGTGAAGAAGAAGTACCTGAAAACAGAGTAACTTTAAACACTAGGAAAATCCATAATATAACTGCAGAAAAGCTTTGTTAATTACAAAATAAATGTCAGTCCACGAGGAAAATAAAAGTAAGGCAGCACAAAAAAAAAGGATACTGATTTAGCAAGTGATGAAATTGGATCCAAACACACATTAAGAGAATTTGAGGTAATTAAAAGCATGGGCACTAATAAGGTGCCTGGACTGGAATTGAAAAAATATACAGCAAAACCTTCAGGATTTCCTTCTCTGATAAAAAGCTTACAGAAAATTAAATTTGGAGAATCCTTCTTGAAGCAATAATTTAAGAAAAACTACCAAAATGGTGTCAATAACTCCAAGTTATGGTGACATTAGCTTGCACGGTTTTAATAATGAAATGATATCCTGAGGAAGAAAGAAGATCTTGAAGACAAACAGATCTGGAACAACCCACCAATTTAAGAGCCTGAAACCAGGAAGGCGTCTGTCTTCATGTGCTCTTCTAAGTAAATGGAATAGCTCCTTTGCCATAAATATTTGTATAACCACGACCATGGCCCAGATATAAAGGTGGCCCATATATATTACAAAGACAAATCCTCCAATCATCCAGACAGAAGAGTATGTGCGGATTAACATCGACTTGTACTTGTTATTATCATTAACAAGTAGATGGCTTCCATTTTCTTTATCAACTTCTGGAGGGACCTGGAATTTTAGAAAGGAGAAgacaaataaatataaatacagGTAATCTTATCAGATTCAGCAAGAggataaaataaaacaaacaacTATCTCACGATATCTATTTAACATAATTCAGCACGGTGCAAAAAACTGATTCCCAAAAAGATCACAGACCTCATTTGAACCTCTTCGCCGACGTCTTGCCGTAGACATGCTAGTTGTTGAGGGACCACCAGAACCGGAATCCTTTTGCATCTTCTCTCTAAGATTTGAACTCCACTAAAAATTCACATAAATATATTGATCCTGATGAACCATATGAGAAATCAAAACCAACCACCACAAAATTTAGCCCCACTTGAACTTTGAGCAGCTGCAATAAAAATAACCAAAGTCATGTGAGAAAATGGTCCTCGCCCTTATTTATCTCACCTTAAACACTTGAATTCAAAgattaacattaaaaaaaaaaagaagatcagCAAACAATCGCAAATATAAACTTCTAGTGACATTTATTCTGATGttcattttcataatttttcttCACTTCTTAATTCTTAACTAATATCATATTCAGGCAACCATAAAATCAAACAAATACTGAATATTAAGTTTaggaacaaaaacaaaaactacAGGAGAAGCTCCAAAAAAAAGTCATAAACTTCAAAACATATTCTTAGAAATACATAGAACATCAAcgctaaaaaaaaaacaaaatgaaataTGATATAACTATCATATTGCCTATCAACTCTTCAAGtaccaaaaaataataatggtaATAAAAGATTTTCTTAAAAACGATACTAATGAAACACATATTCACACATAAACATGATTCGAATACGGCATAcacataaaattaatttctttaCAGCAATCGTGTAGCAATTAAGAATTAAAACAGCTGAAAATTGCATCTTggtaataaaaattcaaagttGAACCAAATCCAcaataaagaaataacaattCACAAAACCTGTGACAGAGAAATCACCAGAGGCCAATAGGAATCGAGAAGCATGCATTATATGTAAAAAAAGTACGATACTCCAATATTAAGGCGACATGCGTCAATGATAGATGAAAAGAGCGAGAGAGATCTGGCCTTTTGCTCAGTGTGTAGTGTGTTGGGATTCGAAGTTCGCTTTGGTTCgattttttagaagatttgagGTCAAAAGGGTATCGGGATTATTACAATTTAATTTCTCCCGattcactccaaagaaaatatTGGGGTTAAAGTGATGGGctagttaaaattttaattttctttttggcACAATTTAGATGTGTAGAGTATTATTGGAACCAATCATTAGTTTTAATTGTCAAATAAACTCATTTATTATCACTCTTAAACCATaggcaataaaataaaatcagaaaaaaaaatCCATTCATTGTATATTTATGCCCAaatatctcatatttgatacacatacattatattatattaatatgaaAACTGATATATAGGATGATGGTTGGAAACACCTTTATAGCTGGAGAATCTAAGGTAGAAAAGGTAAAGGGCGTAAAGTGGAAAAAGACAGCGGAGACCGAGAGTGAGCATCTTGGCTTTTTCAATCTACAAATAGAATAATTGGATGCAGCTTGTTTGAAACTTTATATTCTCAATCCCAATTAAATTAGGAGTTATCAATTTCAGCAGGTACGCGAGAAATTAAAGAGTTCGACCTTCAGAATAAACAATGTTAACCAGAACACATTTAATGGCAACCACAAGCGGCGAAACCAAGACTTGGGGGTGGTGGGAAGGATCAAAATGAATCCAGTGTTGTGCACAATGGAGGATCCGGGTTGCGATACGTATTCTGCGAATAATTTTTTGCACTCACACATACAAAATttatcaaagaaaaaaaaaaaaaactgctcGCCTAGTAAGGTGTATAGAAGAGAAGTGACATCTTAAGAAATGGGTCCAAGATAATCACCCATGCGAGCTAACAACAGCACCACAAATAGGACCACCACGCCTTTTTCAAGCTTGATCACTCCTCATTTCTGAAGAAAGGATTCTCCCCAGGGATGTACTCGAAACCACCCATTTTTTGGTGAGACGTGTATACTTTTTCGGTCAGCCGGCGCTGCAAGTAAACACTGTGTTTCATGATTTTGTGCATAGTGCCTTCCAAGACCTCTCCGGGGAACATCTTGAAGGTTATGCAGCTGAAGTGGAATGGAAATATGAAATCACCAGAGTGCTGCCTAGCGATTCCCTGTCCGATTTGGTCTTATAGTTGTCAGAGCAATGAAATAACCGAGGTCTTTAGACGCCTTCTTGATGGAAAAGTCATTCATGAACTGAATCAGAATGGCCCTTTGAAGCATGCATCATACCTTTGGAGTCCAGATTCTCAGCCCGAATCACGACATTCCATGACAATTGAGATTTTAGAAACGGATATCACCTACCATGTGTAGAACATGTGGGAGAAAATTCAGAATTCTCATCAAGCCATATGGTTACATAATACGTAGTTATCCATTTTGTAATTCGACCAAATCAACGGAAGAATTCAAACTAAAGGGCTTTGAATACCCAACAAACTACAGAATAATAAAGATGAAGTGatgataaaagaaaaaataaatagagaatgaaaaaatgatgaaaataaattttagcTCCATATATACATGAGAAAGAAGTTTCTTAATGTGTCAAAGAAACCTGGTTAGAAGAATAACATAGCGAGCTATGCCTATCAATGTAATCTCTGCAAGACCCCTCTTTGAACCCTCAGAAACTTGCCCTCACTGTTTTTCCATGTGTTGGAAGTTCAAGCCAACATTGAAAGGGTTCTGTTTAATTTCGACTATTTTCATAGCATTTAATTTGAAAGAAAGTGAAAGAAAGTTTaatcaaattatttcaaaaaaaaaaaaaaaaaactcaatatATGTTAAAAACTTATGCCATTTTAGGTTTAAGAATATATTAGTTGAATTAAGTTAGAAGAACCGCCTCAATTTTCAATTACAAAATAAGTTGACGAGGCAGGAAGCATTCCTTTCCTCATACTAACGAATTTCCCCTAAATCGACTCCTTACGTACCATTTGGCTGCAAATCTTCTTCCTGTTTCTTTATCTGATGACTTGATAGCACACACCAAACTTGACACAACTGCCTTCACTTCTTATTTGGAAGCCTGCAAGATTAGTTGAATATAAAAAACCAGGTGCAGACGGCAGGGTGTGTTCAAGAAACAGAAATTTCGTACCTAAAACAACTCATTAGATGATATTATTGTGCAAGGTCAAGGTGAAATTGTTAATATTCGACATCAAGTTTGTTTTCTTGCCAGAGGATCAAACGAACATACTTCTGATATATTTTGGTGTCATCCATTATTCATTAACAATGGCAGGGAGAACATCACTTATCTTTACAACAAAACTGGTCTTTCACAGATTAGGAAATTTTCATAGCATTTATATGGAGCAGAGAATGGTGCTACCCAGCTAAAAGATTGTGGACTAATTCTCCCGTCATCTTTTAGAACCAAGAATAACGTCTCATGAGCTTTCCTACCTTCCGTAAACTCTTTACAAGCATTTCTTCGGCAGCAGCATCAGTCATAAATCCGGAATTCCTCATGTCCCCAAAAGCCCTCAAAGCGAGAATAGCTCTTCCACATTGCAATAAGCACATATGAGAATCATGTACATGTGAGCTTCAGGCTCCAAGTCACTCCTCCGTCGTACCATCCCAAAAAGCCGTTGCACTCTCTTAATGTCTCCTTCAAGtgcataatgatgcatcaacccaGAAAAGGTCTGTAAATCTGGGATATCCCATGCATAATCATCTCCTCAATTACATCCATGGCTTCAGTGTTCATCTGATACTTTGCCAATGTCCTCAGATGAACAAAGAACCAGCTGACTGTTTTGTGACAAAGGATCACAAATGGTCTCAGCATTGTAGAAAATGTTTAAACCAGTATCACCCTTTCTGGAAAACCCATAGAAATCAATAACTAATCTAATTGTGCTGAACGACAATCTCATACCCTCCTTTTTCATCTTAAACAAGAGTTGATCAACCAGTTGGACACAACCATGGCGAGCCAAGTTCGCAATCATCCTCGATATCGTGTAAACATCGTGAACATATCCAGGCTGATGAGCAACCCAACAGAAGAATGGCCACGCTGTTTCAGGTGAATTAATTTCTGATTAACTTGCAGACAAATCAATTAGTCCACAAAGTTTGCATCTTGCAATACAGACACCTCTTCAGAGCCCCATTGCTGCAAGGCACTCGCCAAAGCAGCTGGGTCCAACCATGGTTTCAATTGAAATTCAGCCATCTTGTCCTGATTAACACTACCAGAACCCTCATCCTCATCATCAATATCATCCTCATGACTAAATACTGAATAACCTATGCTTTTAATCCTCTCATCTGGAATCATTTCTCGAAGTTATTCCTCCTTGTCATCAACATAGCCAGACTCCTTCTGCAAAGACAATACCACTGCTCGGTTAGGCAATATACCATCAGCTTGCATCTCGTGAAGCAAAATCTTGGCAGTTTCTAACTGGTTGGTGCGAGTGAAAACCCCCACCAGAGTAGAATACTGCTTTAAAGTACGCCTCATCGGCAGCAGTATCTGAAAAATCTTAAATGCTGAATCTAAATACCCAAACCTAACTAGGTGCTCTACGATAACTGTTTATGTTCTGCAATTACGAAGCGCCCCTTCCTCAATCATCCTACATAACAGCATCACAGCCTCTGAATCCAAACCCTTCTCAACAGAAGTTTAATTACAAGATTATATGACTCAGTACTAGGATTGCTTATCTAAGGTGGCTCTCCATTCCTCCCACACGCCTCATCAAGATTACCTGAAGCCGCATACCATCTCATGCATCCATGAAACTGATGGGAAACACGTTAACGAACTTTCCTGAATTCATAGCATCAACCAATGCTCGAAGTTGGCCTGTTTGGCCGATTTTGCAAGAATCTTGGCCAATGCATGAAGGGTATATTTCGTATGGGTGAAATGTGCTCCCtgaaaaaacaaagagagaagaTATTTAGTGTGCTAGTGGAAATAAGAAAACGGAGCAAAAGTCATATTAAAACTTTTTAAATAccaaaaaacaacaaaacaagaaagaaacaGAAAATGGAgaacataaaataataataataacaataattataATGAAATATAAAGATGAAGAGCAGAAAAAGCCTAAATAAAGGGGCATAAAACCCCAgaaaacacacacaaacacagtGGCGAGCGCACAATCAGAAAAAATaagggtaaaaaaaaaaacacacacacacacacacaaatgaAGCCCAGCTAAATGAAGTAAATATAGACAGGTGAAATCCAGAAGATGACAAAACAACAAACCCAATTATATGTAAAAAAGGAATATAAGAAAGATTCAGTCTTGCTCTATTTCTGAAGCAATCACACGAAGGCAGCAGAAATTTATTCGTAGTAACTGATGACAAAAAATTTAGCTCCATAAAACTAAAAATAGATACATATGCATGATAATTTAAGATAGATCCAAAGACTTGATGCAACAAAACTGGTTAAATATATAACGCAGCTAGCATCTTTGCAAGTCTTCTCTTTAAACCCTCAAATGTATAAGAAAATACttaagtttcaagtaatattaaaTGACTTTTGATTGtttcatttgtgaagttaaaatgtgatacttaaattggtacaaagagtatctaattagaatctataaataaattattttacctCGTAAATAATCATATCCAATTATTTGAGGATggcaaaatataatttgaagttaatattaagTGATATCGATGATGAAATTCGTaaagtaaaaatgtgatacttaaattaatacaaataatacataattcgagtccacaaatacttgattttaccttctaaatactcaaattcgattgagtatgtcaaaatatatagttcgaagataatattgaatgttctttgatgatgagatttgtGAATAAAAAACGTGATACCTAAATTGATACAAATAGTACCTAATTTGATTTCGCATATACttgattactcttttaagacccaattttgattatttttggatataaaaaaatatagtttcaagtaatattgaattacttttgatgtgtcatttgtgaagttaaaatatgatacctaaattagtataaaaagtatCTAATTCGATATATCAATACTTAATTTTACTCCATAAATGAGTATTACTTAatttgatttcgtaaatgagatactcacaatatgtattaaaatactggatattcgaataagaaacgtaagttcaccaagtgttggtATTTTTATGGAAGATACATTTAGattacatattcatctcatttaatattttttttaaaaaaaacaaattctcaactaaacatgaaaattttaaagtacttatttttacttgagaagtacctaatttgagtttgcaaatatttgatttcgtaaatgagatactcacaatatatattaaaatactggatattcgaattgACAACGTCAGTTCACCAAatattgatatttctatggaataagcatttggatgacatattcatctcatttaatattttttttgtaaaagaaaaaacaaatttccaactaagcatgtaaattttaaagtatttattttatttgataagtacctaatttgttattgcaaatatttgatttggtacatgagatactcataatatgtaatagaatactggatattcgaatatgcaacgtaagctCACCAAATGTTTATTTTCCTTGGAAGATGCATTTAGATGACATAttaatctcatttaatattttttttgtaaaaaaaaaaaaacaaattcccaacttagtatttaaattttaaaatacttagttttacttgagaaatatctaatttgagtttgtAAATAATTGATATCTtgaatgagatactcacaatatgtattaaaataccgACTATTCGAATAAGCAACGTAAGTTAATTAACCAAGTGTTGTTCTTTCCATGGAAGATGCATTGATACGAAGAGTATCTAAATTGGTGAAGTTAAAATATGATAGCTAAGTTGGTACAAAGAATATCTAATGCGAGTTCGcgaatacttgattttactctttAAATACTTATATCCAACTATTTTgggatgtcaaaatatataatttgaagttaatattgtgTGGTCTTTGATGATGAcattcgtgaagtaaaaatgtgatacctaaaataatacaaataataccTAATACGAGtccacaaatacttgattttaccatttaaatactcaaattcgattatttgatgatgtcaaaatatataatttgaagtcaATATTGAGTGACTTTTGATGATAAGATCCGTgaaataaaaatgtgatacctaaattgttaaaaatattacataATTAGATTCAACTGATAATtgattttatcatttaaaaactcaaatttgataataagtataatgaaagaatattgatacatataatgaatgattaccaataaatattatgaatgaATACTAATGAGGATGATATCAAATGAAGTATTGCCTTGTCATTTAATGAATACCAACAAGTATTGTGAATGAATATTAATGATATTATAAATTAACACTCATAagtataaagaaaaaaatactaataagtATTATGTCAAATAAGAATAATTGTCAAATCAGTCATTCAATGAATATCAAAAGTATTGTCAATCAACattgatgaatattttataaatcattaatCCAAAAATCGATAGATGTGCTTCAAATGCAAACTTCAAGCTCATTTACAAACTATGTTCATAATGCATATCCCAATTAATCCATGATGAATAATGaactatgtttatttttttaaatgacatgaataagtatcCTAATGAATTTTCCATGGAAAtattgcatattcgaatatccagtatttttaatgcatattgtgagtatctcatttacgaaatcaagtatttgcaaactcaaattagatacttctcaagtaaaactaagtactttaaaattttcatgcttattttaaattttttttaccaaaaaatattaaataagatgaatatgtaatccaaatgcatctttcaTGGAAAGACCaatacttggtgaacttacgttgcatattcgaatatcatGTAGTCTatttacatattatgagtatctcgtgtaccaaatcaagtatttgcaatatggaattaggtacttctcaagtaaaattaagtaattttaaatatccatgcttatttgagaaatttttttttacaaaaaaatattaaatgaaatgaatatgtcatccaaatgcatatttCATAGAAAGACTAACACTTTGTGAACTTACGTTTCATATTCaaatatccagtattctattacatattatgagtatctcacgtagcaaatcaagtattttcaatatgaaattatataattctcaagtaaaactaaatactttaaaattttcatgcttatttaagaatttattttgttttttacaaaaaaacatattaaataagataaatatgtcatccaaacgaATCTTTCGTGGAAAGCAAACACTCGGTGAACTTAcgttggatattcgaatatccagtaatctattacatattatgagtatctcttgTACCAAATCGAGTATTTGTAAACTCAAATTATGTACTTttcatccaaatgcatattcCATGAAAATACCAACACTTGGAAAATTTACATtgtctattcgaatatccagtattttattacatattgtgagtatctcatttacgaaatcaagtatttgccaactcaaattaggtacttctcaagtaaaactaagtactttaaaatgttcatgattattttagaatttgtttttttttacaaaaatatattaaatgagatgaatatgtcatccaaatgcatcttccgTGAAAAGtcaacacttggtgaacttacgttgcatatttgaatatccagtattctatgACATACTATGAGTATCTcctatatcaaatcaaatatttacaaactcaaattaggtacttctcatccaaatgcatattcCATGGAAATATCAACACTTGGAGAACTTACGTTGCctattcaaatatataatattttaatacagtgagtatctcatttacgaaatcaagtatttgccaaCTCAAActaggtacttctcaagtaaaattaagtactttaaaattttcatgcttatttgagaaattgtttttttttacaaaaaaatatattaaatgagatgaatatgttaTCCAAATGCATTTTCTATTGAAATACCAATACTTGGTGAATTTACGTtgtctattcgaatatccaatattttaatacatattgtgagtatctcatttacgaaatgcaagtatttgcaaactcaaaatatgtatttctcaagtaaaactaagtattttaaaatgtaCATGCTTAGTtgggaatttaattttttttacaaaaaaatattaaatgagatgaatatatcatccaaatacatctttcatgaaaagacaaacaatgactgaatttatggtgatcttcgtattttcttacacattcGGAGTATTTAAAGAGTCAAATCAAGTATCTGGAACTTCAAAATAGATACtttatatgtcaaaataagtactTAATCTTATTTCACGACGAGTGAAcaactatattttttaaaaaataaaatgacataaATAAGTCATCATAATGCATTTTTAATTAAaaccaacaatgactgaatttattgttattgttcgaaaatatagtattttttttttacacatttggagtattcaaataacaaaatcaagtatctgaaaccccATAATAGGTACTAATATTTTGGTAGATGGAAAACACACAATTAATTTGGtggataaaattatatatttatttaaatatttaaataataaaagggccaaaatgtaaatttatcTTTGTAGGGAGCTAAAACTAAGTTTGTAGAGTTGTCAGGTAttgatttgtaaaaaaaatcatctaGGTACTGAATCTTAAACCAAAGATgtataaatgtatttttttgaaatttgcccttattttatattatttataaaattaaaatgggTAAATAtagtaataaaatataaataaacaaaaacaatGACTTTTCACATACCAGCATAATTTTAAACTATATTAAAAGAACAATCcttttttaaattttcgatgataaccaaaaaaatcaaataagggCACACACATTGGGTGTTAAAAGGGATGTTATAACACCCCTTTAACATCCACTCTCTCATGTGAGTGGGCGTTATATTAAAAGAACAATCcttttttaaattttcgatgataaccaaaaaaatcaaataagggCACACACATTGGGTATTAAAAGGGATGTTATAACACCCCTTTAACACCCACTCTCCAACGTGAGTGGGCGTTATAATGCCCACTCACATGAGAGAGTGTGGGGCGTTCATATGTATGAACG
This window of the Primulina tabacum isolate GXHZ01 chromosome 4, ASM2559414v2, whole genome shotgun sequence genome carries:
- the LOC142542166 gene encoding phosphatidate cytidylyltransferase 1-like, which encodes MQKDSGSGGPSTTSMSTARRRRRGSNEVPPEVDKENGSHLLVNDNNKYKSMLIRTYSSVWMIGGFVFVIYMGHLYIWAMVVVIQIFMAKELFHLLRRAHEDRRLPGFRLLNWYFFFTAMLYFYGRILSQRLVNTVTTDKVLYKLVSRFIKYHMVTCYFLYIAGFMWFILTLKKKMYKYQFGQYAWTHMILIVVFTQSAFTVANIFEGIFWFLLPASLIVINDIGAYFFGFFFGRTPLIKLSPKKTWEGFIGASFTTMISAFVLANLLGRFQWLTCPRKDLSTGWLHCDPGSLFTPEDFTIPEWFPEWFPWREISIFPVQWHALCLGLFASIIAPFGGFFASGFKRAFKIKDFGDSIPGHGGITDRMDCQMVMAVFAYIYLHSFVVPQSLSIEMIMDQILMNLTFEEQQALYTKLGCIIMEKQYGES